In the Engraulis encrasicolus isolate BLACKSEA-1 chromosome 9, IST_EnEncr_1.0, whole genome shotgun sequence genome, one interval contains:
- the wdr53 gene encoding WD repeat-containing protein 53, translating into MATEWSGGHSASILCIQAAGGEDGLLASGAEGGEVTLWSQDGIVIGQLRLRDQEDVTSAVFSKAAPGLLYVSHGETVTVLDPRRLKEPVSEFSGVGEEEINGLSLNDAGTLLAAGDDSGAVRVVELQSGKVSRTLRRHTNICSSVAFRPQRPNSLVSAGLDMQVLLWNLQKTRPVWAVSLQEEAAPNPSEGRSQLVNPALVHHVGVSSCGDVLACACEDGRVCVLRVGAGSRLAHRAALEAHSHGASQAHFLPFPFLPHHPYCLLSAGHDCTVALWDLSAHAQERRTQERSGNAHGGGGGSSTRVTRGKRGRGRGRGGSRAQQTTTTHPPNSPHTTDPTHTHTAPPAGVEGESLDSVEGNGESVCEGDGVCDGKSVCDGESVCEASAAKSSGPVLRFSHSDKLNWACPALLQGKASVLVADQSCNLSVYTLPPL; encoded by the exons ATGGCTACGGAATGGAGCGGTGGGCACTCTGCGTCTATTCTCTGCATCCAAGCAGCGGGTGGCGAGGACGGTCTGCTGGCGTCTGGCGCGGAGGGGGGCGAGGTGACACTATGGAGCCAAGACGGCATCGTCATCGGCCAGCTGCGACTCCGCGACCAGGAGGACGTTACCTCCGCGGTGTTCTCCAAGGCCGCACCCGGGCTGTTATACGTGTCTCACGGGGAAACGGTGACCGTGTTGGACCCTCGGCGTCTGAAGGAACCGGTGTCGGAGTTCAGTggcgtgggagaggaggagattaaCGGACTGTCGCTCAACGACGCGGGCACGTTGCTGGCGGCTGGCGACGACTCCGGCGCGGTGAGGGTTGTGGAGCTCCAGAGTGGAAAGGTGTCGCGAACGCTGCGGAGACACACCAACATCTGCTCTTCCGTCGCCTTCCGACCGCAGAGGCCGAACAGCCTGGTGTCTGCTGGTCTggacatgcag gtgctgttATGGAACCTGCAGAAGACTCGGCCAGTGTGGGCG gTGAGTCTGCAAGAGGAGGCGGCCCCCAACCCGTCTGAGGGGCGGAGCCAGCTGGTGAACCCCGCCCTGGTGCACCACGTGGGCGTGTCGTCGTGCGGCGACGTGCTGGCGTGCGCGTGCGAGGACGGCCGCGTGTGCGTGCTGCGCGTGGGCGCGGGCTCCCGCCTGGCCCACCGGGCGGCGCTAGAGGCCCACAGCCACGGCGCCTCGCAGGCCCacttcctccccttccccttcctcccccaccacccctaCTGCCTGCTCTCCGCCGGACACGACTGCACCGTGGCCCTCTGGGACCTCAGTGCCCACGCTCAGGAGCGCCGCACGCAGGAGCGGAGTGGGAATGCACACGGCGGCGGTGGAGGAAGCAGCACCAGGGTCACcagagggaaaagaggaagaggaagaggaagaggaggcagcagAGCTCAGCAAACTACAACAACACACCCGCCAAACTCTCCACACACAACTgacccaacacacacccacacagccccaCCTGCTGGAGTGGAGGGAGAGTCACTGGACAGTGTGGAGGGGAAcggcgagagtgtgtgtgagggagacggtgtgtgtgatggcaagagcgtgtgtgacggagagagtgtgtgtgaggcctcGGCAGCGAAGTCGTCGGGCCCGGTACTGCGTTTCTCACACTCCGACAAGCTGAACTGGGCATGCCCGGCTCTGCTGCAGGGTAAAGCCAGCGTGCTAGTGGCCGACCAGAGCTGCAACCTGTCTGTATACACCTTACCCCCACtatag
- the srprb gene encoding signal recognition particle receptor subunit beta: MDETVSLDLGADDFSSDDLDSIIEKLQDQDPTFLIGIFVALAVVIITVVLLKFLFGGKSSRNSVLLVGLCDGGKTLLFSRLLLGGFKRTQTSIAESTATYKTKGDRGASWTLVDLPGHESLRPQFIEKFKASARALVFVVDSAVFQKEVRDVAEFLYSLLTDSTIVNNTHSLIVACNKQDIKMTKSAKLIQQQLEKELNTLRVTRSAALTNQDGSVGGAIYLGKKGRDFEFSQLPIRVEFIECSARGQQGEEGDADIQALETCLSKL; encoded by the exons ATGGATGAAACTGTGTCGTTAGATTTGGGAGCAGATGATTTCTCCAGCGATGATCTCGACTCGATAATTGAAAAGCTACAAGATCAGGACCCCACCTTTCTTATAGGAATATTTGTCGCCTTGGCTGTCGTTATCATCACAGTAG TGCTTCTGAAGTTCCTGTTTGGGGGCAAGAGCAGTAGAAACTCGGTACTCCTAGTAGGACTCTGCGATGGGGGCAAGACACTGCTGTTTAGCAGG CTGCTGTTGGGGGGGTTTAAAAGGACACAGACCTCGATAGCAGAAAGCACCGCCACCTACAAGACCAAGGGTGATCGG gGCGCCAGCTGGACCCTGGTGGATCTGCCGGGACATGAGAGTTTGCGTCCTCAGTTCATTGAGAAGTTCAAGGCCTCGGCCAG ggcGCTGGTCTTCGTGGTAGACAGTGCTGTATTCCAGAAGGAGGTGAGAGATGTGGCTGAGTTCCTCTACTCACTTCTGACCGACAGCACCATCGTcaacaacacacactctctcatagtGGCCTGCAAcaagcaag atatAAAGATGACCAAGTCTGCTAAACTCATTCAACAGCAGCTGGAGAAGGAACT GAACACTCTGCGTGTGACGCGCTCCGCCGCGCTGACCAATCAGGACGGCTCGGTGGGAGGGGCCATCTACCTGGGCAAGAAGGGGCGGGACTTCGAGTTCTCCCAGCTTCCCATCAGAGTGGAGTTTATCGAGTGTAGTGCTCGTGGTcagcagggggaggagggagatgcagACATACAGGCACTCGAGACATGCCTGTCAAAACtctag